GGCAAGGCTGCGGCGAGCTACCACCAGGCCAAACTGATCATCAAGCTGGCCAACGACATCGCCCGGGTGGTCAACAACGACCCGACAGTGCGCGGCTTGCTCAAGGTGGTGTTCCTGCCCAACTACAACGTCAGCCTGGCCGAAAGCATCATCCCGGCGGCAGACCTGTCCGAGCAGATCTCCACTGCAGGCTACGAGGCCTCGGGCACCAGCAACATGAAGTTCGGCCTGAACGGTGCGCTGACCATCGGCACCCTGGATGGTGCCAACGTGGAGATGTGCGAGCAGGTGGGGGCGGACAATATGTTCATCTTCGGCCTGACCGCGCAGCAGGTCGAGGCGCGCAAGCGGGCCAACGATTTTGGCGCGGGTGCCGCGATTGCCAGCTCCCATCGTTTGAACGATGTGTTGCAGGCGATCCGCAGCGGTGTGTTCTCGCCGGATGATCCGGGACGTTACGCGGGGCTGATCGACGGCTTGGTGGCCTATGACCGATTCCTGGTATGTGCCGATTTCGATGCCTACTGGGATGCCCAGCGCCGGGTCGAGGAGCTGTGGCATGCGCCGCAGGAGTGGTGGCGCATGGCGGTGCTGAACACGGCGCGGATGGGCTGGTTTTCTTCGGACCGGACCATTCGCGAATATGCCACCGAGATCTGGAAGGCGTTGGATTGAGCCGTGGGGCCGCTTTGCGGCCCAATCGCCGGCAAACCGGCTCCCACAGGTATTTGCAGCGCCGCTTACACTGTGGGAACCGGCTTGCCGGCGATCAGGCTGCGCAGCAGCCCCAACTGACCATTGGCCTGGCACGCGCTGAACTACCGACCTATTGTGCCGTCTGACAGCCCAGGCGAGTCTCATCGCTCGCTAGCTCGCAACTCTCCCTGTAAACTGCGGGGGTTTTTCTCCCCCCATCCTTTCGGAGCCATACATGTCCCGCGTTACCCTGAGTCGCTATCTGATTGAGCAGACCCGCAGCAACAATACCCCTGCCGATCTGCGCTTCCTGATCGAAGTGGTGGCGCGTGCGTGCAAGGAAATCAGCCACCATGTCTCCAAAGGCGCCCTGGGCGGCGTGCTGGGCAGCATGGGCACCGAAAACGTGCAGGGCGAAGTACAGAAGAAGCTCGACGTGATTTCCAACGACATCCTGCTCGAAGCCAACGAGTGGGGCGGCCACCTGGCCGGCATGGCGTCCGAGGAAATGGACAACGCCTACCAGATTCCGGGCAAGTACCCGAAGGGCGCCTACCTGCTGGTCTTCGACCCGCTGGACGGCTCGTCGAACATCGACGTCAACGTTTCGGTCGGCACCATCTTCTCGGTATTGCGTTGCCCTAATGAGTACCTGAGCCAGAACGAAACCCTCAACGAAAACGCCTTCCTCCAGCCAGGTACCGAGCAGGTCGCCGCCGGTTACGCCATCTACGGCCCTCAGACCATGCTGATCCTGACCCTGGGCAACGGCGTCAAGGGCTTCACCCTGGACCGCGAACTGGGCAGCTTCGTACTGACCCACGAGAACATCCGCGTACCGGAAACCACCGCCGAATTCGCCATCAACATGTCCAACCAGCGTCACTGGGAAGCCCCGGTACAGCGCTACGTGGGCGAGCTGCTGGCCGGTGAAACCGGGCCGCTGAAGAAGAACTACAACATGCGTTGGATCGCCTCGATGGTGGCCGACGTGCACCGCATCCTGACCCGTGGCGGCCTGTTCATGTACCCGCGTGATGCTCGTGAGCCGAGCAAGCCGGGCAAGCTGCGCCTGATGTACGAAGCCAACCCGATGTCGTTCATCATCGAACAGGCAGGCGGCGCGTCCACCAACGGTTACGATCGCATCCTCGACATCAAGCCAGAAAGCCTGCACCAGCGCGTGTCGGTGATTCTCGGCTCGAAGGAAGAGGTCGAGCGTGTGACCGCCTACCACAAGGAGTAAACCATGCTCGCACCTTGGCAGCCGTTGCTGGAGTGGTGGTTCGGTTGGGGCAACAATGCCCAGGCCGTGGCTGACGAGAAGAGCACGCTGTGGTTCGGCAAGCATCACGATGCCGAAGCCCAGGCGCTGTTTGGCGACCTGGTCGAGCACGCCCTGGCGGGCGGGCTGGACGAGTGGCAGCAGAGCCCGCAGGGCTGGCTCGGCCTGCTGATCCTGCTGGATCAGCTGCCGCGCATGCTCTACCGCGACACGCCGCGCGCCTTCGAAGGCGACCGGCGCGCACAGGTAGTGGCCATGCAAGGCTTGCAGAAGGGCTGGGACTACCAATTGCTGCCGATCCAGCGGGTGTTCGTGCTGCTGGTGCTGGAGCATGCCGAGGTGCTGGACTGGCAGAACCTGAGTGTCGAGCGTTACCAGATCCTGCTGGATGAGCAGCCGGAGGCGAACCGCCGGTTGTTCGAAGGCTTCCTCGACTATGCCGAGCAGCATCAGCGGGTGATTGCCCGGTTCGGGCGCTTCCCACATCGCAACCTGATGCTGGGCAGGCCGAGCACCAGTGAAGAGATGGACTTTTTGCTGGAGTCTGGGTCGAGGTTCTGAGACCGTACGGGGCTGCTTTGCAGCCCAATCGCTGGCAAGCCAGCTCCTACACCGGTCTGTGTGGGAGCCGGCTCGACGGCGATAGGGCCGCATAGCGGCCCCCAGCTTTCTCAGATCCTGAAACTCCCCACCAGATGCTTCAACCGCTCGACCTGATGCTCAAGGTCGGTGCAGGCACGCAAGGTGCTCTGAAGGTTCTGCACCCCTTCCTGATTCAGCGTATTGATCTCGGTAATGTCGACATTGATCGACTCGACCACGGCTGTCTGTTCCTCCGTGGCGGTGGCTACCGACTGGTTCATGCCATCGATCTCGCCAATGCGCTGGGTCACGCTGCCAAGTCGTTCGCCAGCCTGGTTGGCGATCCCCACGCTGTGATCGCTGTGCTCGCGGCTCTGGTTCATGGTGCTGACCGCCACCTGGGCACCGGCCTGCAGTTCTTCGATCAGGCGCTGTACCTGCTGCGCCGATTCCTGGGTACGGTGGGCCAGGTTACGCACTTCGTCGGCCACTACGGCAAACCCACGGCCAGCTTCGCCGGCACGAGCCGCCTCGATCGCGGCGTTCAGCGCCAGCAGGTTGGTCTGCTGCGAAATGCCGCTGATCACATCCAGGATCTGGCCGATATTGGCCGTGTGCGCATTCAGCGTCTCGATGTTGCCGCACGAGTCGCTGATACGCGCCGATAGCTGGTTCATCACGTCGATGGTGCGCCCGACCACCTGCTGGCCATCCTCGGCCAGGCCACGGGCCTCGCTGGAGTGCTGCGACGCCAATGCTGCGTTCTGGGCGATTTCCTGCGCCGCGGCGCCGAGCTGGTTGATCGCGGCCGCCACACTGCTGGTGCGGCTGGATTGCTGGTCGGCGTTAAGGATCGAGGCGTTCGAGGCGCTCACCACCTGGGTGGCGACAGCGTTGACCTGGCCGGTGGCCGAGGCCACTTCGCGAATCGATTCGTGAATACGCTCGACGAAGCGGTTGAACGATTGCCCCAGGCTACCGAACTCGTCCTGAGCGTGGATGGTCAGGCGGCGGGTCAGGTCGCCTTCACCTTCGGCAATGTCGTGCATGGCGCGGCCCATCAGGTGCAGCGGCTCCATCAGCACGCGAATCAGCAGGCCAAGCAAGGCGATGATCACCACCACGGCGATCAGCGTCGCCACGATTGCCGAAGTGCGCAGCTCGCCGAGCATGGCGAAGGCGGCGTCCTGGTCGACCACCAGCGCCACGTACCAATCCGCCGACGGCACACCATCGACGTGGGTGAAGCTGATGAACTGTTTATGGCCATCCAGCTCGACTTCCTTCAGGCCGCTGCCGATGCGCGGTGTGTCGGCCGGGTAGACATCGGCCAGGCTCTTGAGCGCCAGGTCGGCCTTGGGGTGGATCAGGATCTTGCCCTCGCCGTTGACGATGAAGGCGTGGCCATGGCCGTCGAAATCCAGGGTGTTGATCAGGTTGCTGATGGTTTGCAGGTCGGTGTCGACACCGCTGACGCCGAGCAGCCGGCCCGCTTGCTGAACCGGAGTGGCCAGGGTAATCACCAGCTTGCCGGCGGAAGCCGAGATGTAGGGCTCGGTAACGATGGTGCGGGTGCCTGCGCTGGCGGCCTTGTACCAGCCGCGTACCCGCGGGTCGTAGTCGGCGGCGCGGTTGCCCACTGGCACCGATTGCATGCTGCCGTCCTGGCCGCCGAAATAGGTGAGCTGGAAATTGTTGCCATACACGGGCAGCGCCAGGCTGCGGTCAAGGCTGCCCTTGCCAGGGCCATCGATGGCGATCTGCTGGGCCAGCGAGTCGAGCAGCTGGATACGGCTGTCGAGCCAGTTGCGAATGGTGCCGGCAGTCAGGTTGCCCAGTTCCTGCAGCGTGTTTTGCGTATCGCTGCGCAGGGACTGGCGCTGACGGTAATCGTTGAACAGGACGAAACAGGTGAAGGCAACGGCTACCACGAGGGCAGCGGCCAGCAGGATCTTGTGGCTGAACTTCAGGTTCTTGGTCATTTTTTTGCGGTCTGCACAAGGCACGTCGGAGGGGAGGCTGCGGCAATTCGCCACAGCCGCTCGCTGTGTCGTCCGCAGCGGCAGAAACATTAATCGTTTGCGCAGGGCCAGCCGACCAACGGCGTAGAACGAAAGAGGGGGTGGTAGGGAACCAGGGAGGGATTTTCCCGTCGAAGGTCACTGCAGGCCACTCGCCTGTATCCACCTTTCAGGAGTGTTCCTTCATGTCGTTGCGTTCCCTCGCCCTGTTGTCCTTGTGCGTCGTCCTGACTGCGTGCAGCAAGATCAATCAGGAAAACTATTCCAAGCTCAAGGCCGGTATGAACAAGGCAGAGGTCGAGCAGCTGCTCGGCACGCCCACCGAGTGCTCTGGCGCACTGGGCATGAGCAGTTGCACCTGGGGGGACGAGAAGAGCTTCATCAGCGTGCAGTACGCCGCGGACAAGGTGCTGATGTATTCAGGGCAGGGCCTCAAATGACGCGTGTGCACCTGCTGCTGGGGTTGTGCCTGGTGATGCTGCTGGGTGGCTGTGCCACCTCGGCCAACGACCCGCTGGTGCCGAAGACCGCGGGCAATGTCGACCTCAAGCGCTACCAGGGCAAGTGGTATGAGCTGGCACGCTTGCCGATGCCTTACCAAAGCGAGTGCGCCCAGTCCGAGGCGCATTACAACCTCAAGCCCGATGGCTCGTATGGCGTGCTCAACCGCTGCCGTACGATGGGCGACGAATGGTTGCGTGCCGAAGGCCATGCCAACATCCAGGAGCCGGGGCACACCGACAGATTGTGGGTTGAGTTCGATAACTGGTTTACCCGCATCGTGCCGGGCCTGACCAAGGGCGAGTACTGGATCCTATACGTGGATGATCGCTACCGCACCGCGATCGTCGGCAGCCCGGATCGTAAGTACCTGTGGATTCTTTCGCGCACGCCGACACTGCCTGCCTGGGAGCGCGAGAGCCTGCTGTCCAAGGCGCGGCAGCAAGGCTATGACACCAGTCGGTTGATCTGGCGTACGCCAGACAAGCAGATCGTGCAGATGCATTGAGTTAGAACGCGCGGGCCCTATCGCCGGCAAGCCCGATCCTTGTGGGAGCCGGCTTGCCGGCGATAGGGCCCTCACTGACTACTCATCAACCCAGCAGCTGGCGCAATACCTCGACAAACGCCCGCGCACTGTCCTTTTCCTGCTCGTGCCGCCCCTGGCGCACCACCCATTGCCCGTTGACCATCACATCGCGCACCTGGCGATCGCCACCAGCGAACAGCCAGCGGTTGAGAATCGCATCCCCCTGGGCCATGGCGATGTACGGATCCTGCCCATCCAGCACCAGCCAATCGGCACGTTTGCCCACCGCCAGTTCGCCCACCGGGTGCCCCAGCACCTGTGCACCGCCGCTCAAGGCAGCGTCGTAAAGCGTCCGCCCGACCATAGGCTGGTCTTCGCGATAGAGCCGGTTGCGCCGCTGGTCACGCAGGCGCTGGCCGTATTCCAGCCAGCGCAACTCCTCGACCACGCTCAGTGAGACATGGCTATCCGAACCGATGCCCATGCGCCCACCCTGGGCCAGGTAGTCCACTGCCGGGAAGATACCGTCGCCCAGGTTGGCCTCGGTGGTCAGGCACAGGCCCGCCACCGCGCCGCTGCGCGCCATTGCAGAAACTTCATGCGGGTCCGCATGGGTGGCATGCACCAGGCACCAACGCGCATCCACATCGACGTGTTCGTACAGCCACTGCAACGGACGCTGGCCGCTCCAGGCCAGGCAGTCGTCGACTTCCTTCTGCTGCTCGGCGATGTGAATGTGGATCGGGCATTGCTGGTCGCCCGCCGCCAGCACGTCGCTGATCTGCCCTGGGGTGACGGCACGCAACGAGTGGAAGCACAGGCCCAGCTGCTGCGCAGGTTGCGCGGCCAGCAGCGGGGCCAGCTGCGCTTGCAGGCGCAGGTACTGCTCGGTGGAGTTGATGAAGCGCCGCTGCCCCTCGTTGGGCGCCTGGCCGCCGAAGCCGCCATGGCTGTACAGTACCGGCAGCAAGGTCAGGCCGATGCCGGTGCTGGCGGCGGCAGCGCTGATGCGGCGGGACAGTTCGGCAGGGTCGGCATAGGCTTTGCCCGCCTGGTCATGGTGCACGTAATGAAACTCGGCCACCGAGGTATAGCCGGCCTTGAGCATCTCGATATAGAGCTGGCGGGCGATAACCTGTAATTGATCCGGGGTGACCTTGCCGACCAGCCGGTACATCAGCTCGCGCCAGGTCCAGAAACTGTCGTTGGGGTTGCCCGCCACTTCCGCCAGGCCCGCCATTGCGCGCTGGAAGGCATGGGAGTGCAGGTTGGGCATGCCGGGCAGCAACGGCCCGCTCAGCCGCTCGGCACCTTCGGCGCTCGCATCGGCTTCGATTGCGGCCAGTTGGCCATCGGCAGTTACCTCGAGGCGGACATTATTGGCCCAACCGCTGGGCAGCAGGGCACGTTCGGCAAAGTAGGCGGGCATTGCGCTATCCTGTTATTGTTTAACTTGTATATACATATACAGCCGTTTGCCTGCCGGGTAAACTCCGGCAAGCTACCGTCAATCAATTCGCACAAGGATCTAACGCCGTGCCGACACCTCCTGTCTCCGCGCTGGTAGCCCAGATGGGCGAGGGCCCGGCGCCGCTGTATGCCCGGGTCAAGCAGATGATCGTCCAGCAGATCGAAAATGGCAGCTGGCCGCCCCACCACCGGGTGCCTTCGGAAAGCGAGCTGGTCAGCGAGCTGGGCTTCAGCCGCATGACCATCAACCGCGCCCTGCGCGAACTTACCGCCGAAGGGCTGCTGGTGCGCATGCAGGGCGTGGGCACCTTCGTTGCCGAGCCCAAGACCCGCTCCGCGCTGTTCGAGGTCAACAACATCGCCGACGAGATCGCCGCGCGTGGCCACCAGCATAGCTGCCAGGTCATCGTCCTGGCCGAGGAAGCGGCCGGTTCCGAGCGCGCCCTGGCGCTGGACATGCGCGAGGGCCAGCGGGTGTTCCACTCGCTGATCGTGCACTTCGAGAACGGCGTGCCGGTGCAGATCGAAGACCGCTACGTCAACGCGCAGATCGCCCCGGACTACCTCAAGCAGGATTTCACCCGCCAGACACCCTATGCCTACCTGTCCCAGGTGGCCCCGCTGACCGAGGGCGAGCACGTGGTCGAGGCCATTCTCGCCGAGCCCGACGAGTGCAAGCTGTTGCAGATCGAACGGGGCGAGCCTTGCCTGCTGATCCGCCGGCGCACCTGGTCCGGTCGTCAGCCGGTGACCGCTGCGCGTTTGATCCATCCCGGTTCCCGTCATCGCCTTGAAGGACGTTTCAGTAAATGAGCCAGTTGCAGTGCTTGCGTGCCAAAGATTACCCGCGCATGCCGTGGAAGAACGGCGGTGGGTTCACCGAAGAGATCACCCGCGATGCCGGCGATGGCCTGGACGGCTTCGGCTGGCGGCTGTCGATCGCCGATATCGAGGCGTCCGGTGGGTTCTCCAGTTTCCCCGGTTATCAGCGGATCATCACCGTGCTGCAGGGCGATGGCATGCGCCTGACCGTGGATGGCGAGCAGGCCCGGCCGCTGTTGCCGTTCGATGCCTATGCCTTTGCTGGCGAAAGCCAGGTGAGCTGCACGCTGCTGGGCGGGCCGATTCGGGACTTCAACCTGATCTATGCGCCGGGGCGCTACCGGGCGCGGTTGCAGTGGTTCAACGGCGGTAGCCGGCTCTTCAGTGCTGCCAGCACGGTGCTGGTGTTCAGTGCACAGGCCGAGTTGCAGGTGAGCATTGATGGCCAGGCGCAGTCGTTGGGCTTGTATGACTGCCTGCAGCGCAGCGGTAACGACCGGTTGCTTGAAGTGGATGTGCTGGGGCGCTGCTGCGTGATCGAGCTGACCCAGATTTCCTAGTGGCTTCGCTGGCCCTATCGCCGGCAAGCCGGCTCCCACACCGATCCTTGTGGGAGCCGGCTTGCCGGCGATAGGGCCAGTAAATCCACCACAAGAGTTACCCGGTAACGCTTCCAAATGAAGCATCCTGTTACCGATCGCCTCAGGATGGCGCAATGCTGTCCAGCCTCAAGCAATCTTTTTAACCGCTTACGAAGATTTTTTTCTGCCCCTCGATCCCTCGATTTTCCTGGCTTGCAACCCTCTCTCCCGATGCTCGATGCCCTCCAGGAACCCTACTTGGCAATTCAATTGCATATGCTTGTATGTACAAGTAAAGCCAAGTGCGCGAAAGTGGATAGGCCGTCCCCATTCGCGCTGTACGCACCCGAGGAGCACTTTTCGTGACTGACAACAAACTGAACAAATTCCGTGACGTCGAGATCCGCGCCCCGCGTGGCAACAAGCTGACGGCCAAAAGCTGGCTGACCGAAGCGCCGCTGCGCATGCTGATGAACAACCTCGACCCACAGGTCGCCGAGAACCCGAAAGAACTGGTGGTTTACGGCGGCATCGGCCGCGCTGCGCGCAACTGGGCCTGCTACGACAAGATCGTCGAGAGCCTGACCAACCTCAACGACGACGAAACCCTGCTGGTGCAGTCGGGCAAGCCGGTCGGTGTGTTCAAGACCCACGCCAACGCCCCGCGCGTGCTGATCGCCAACTCCAACCTGGTGCCGCACTGGGCCAACTGGGAACACTTCAACGAACTGGACGCCAAAGGCCTGGCCATGTATGGCCAGATGACCGCCGGCAGCTGGATCTACATCGGCAGCCAGGGCATCGTCCAGGGCACCTACGAAACCTTCGTCGAAGCCGGCCGCCAGCACTACGGCGGCAGCCTCAAGGGCAAGTGGGTACTGACCGCCGGCCTCGGCGGCATGGGCGGCGCCCAGCCACTGGCCGCGACGCTGGCCGGCGCCTGCTCGCTGAACATCGAATGCCAGCAGAGCCGCATCGACTTCCGCCTGGAAACCCGCTACGTCGACGAACAGGCCAGCGACCTCGATGACGCCCTGGCGCGCATCGCCAAGTACACCGCCGAAGGCAAGGCCATCTCCATCGCCCTGCATGGCAACGCCGCAGAAATCCTGCCGGAACTGGTCAAGCGTGGCGTGCGCCCGGACATGGTCACCGACCAGACCAGCGCCCACGACCCGCTCAACGGCTACCTGCCGGCCGGCTGGACCTGGGAGCAGTACCGCGACCGCGCGCAGACCGAGCCGGCTGCCGTGGTCAAGGCTGCCAAGCAGTCCATGGCCGTACACGTGCAAGCCATGCTGGACTTCCAGAAGCAAGGCGTGCCGACCTTCGACTACGGCAACAACATCCGCCAGATGGCCAAGGAAGAAGGTGTTGCCAATGCCTTCGACTTCCCAGGCTTCGTGCCGGCCTACATCCGCCCGCTGTTCTGCCGTGGTATCGGCCCATTCCGCTGGGCCGCGCTGTCGGGCAACGCCGAAGACATCTACAAGACCGACGCCAAGGTCAAGGAACTGATTCCGGACGACGCCCACCTGCACCGCTGGCTGGACATGGCTCGCGAGCGCATCAGCTTCCAGGGCCTGCCGGCGCGTATCTGCTGGGTTGGCCTGGGCCTGCGCGCCAAGCTGGGCCTGGCGTTCAACGAAATGGTGCGCAGCGGCGAGCTGTCGGCGCCGATCGTGATTGGCCGCGACCACCTCGATTCGGGTTCGGTATCCAGCCCCAACCGTGAAACCGAAGCCATGCAGGACGGTTCGGATGCCGTGTCCGACTGGCCGCTGCTCAATGCCCTGCTCAACACTGCCAGCGGTGCTACCTGGGTGTCCTTGCACCACGGCGGCGGCGTGGGTATGGGCTTCTCGCAGCACTCTGGCATGGTGATCGTGTGCGACGGTACCGATGAAGCGGCCGAGCGCATTGCCCGCGTGCTGACCAACGACCCGGCCACCGGGGTGATGCGCCATGCCGACGCGGGCTATCAGATTGCAATTGATTGCGCCAAAGAGCAGGGGTTGAACCTGCCGATGATTACTGGCTGATGGGCCCTGGGGGCTGCTGCGCAGCCCTATCGCCGGCAAGCCAGCTCCCACAGGGGGTGGGAGCTGGCTTGCCAGCGATAGGGCCGCAAAGCGGCCCCCGATTCGGCCATTTTTCCTTGCAAGGACTGCCGATTTCCACTTTCAAGTTTGGGAGCGTCACGCAATGAAAACCAACAAGACCTTGCTTGCCTCGCTGTTCGCCCTCGGCCTGCTCGGCGCTGCCGGCAGCAGCCAGGCCGCCGGCTGGTGCGAGTCTGGCAAGCCGGTGAAGTTCGCCGGGCTGAACTGGGAAAGCGGCATGCTGCTGACCGACGTGATGCAATTCGTATTGAAGAACGGCTACGGCTGCGAGACCGATAGCCTGCCCGGCAACTCCATCACCATGGAAAACGCCCTGGGCACCAACGATATTCAGGTGTTCGCCGAGGAATGGGTTGGCCGTAGCGAGGTCTGGAAGAAGGCCGAGGCCGCTGGCAAGGTGGTCGGCGTCGGTGCCCCGGTGGTGGGCGCAGAAGAGGGCTGGTACGTCCCCCGTTACGTGATCGAGGGTGACGCCAAGCGCAAGCTCGAAGCCAAGGCGCCGGACCTCAAGAACGTGGCCGACCTGGGCAAGTACGCCAGTGTGTTCAAGGATCAGGAAGAACCGAGCAAAGGCCGCTTCTACAACTGCCCGGCCGGTTGGACCTGCGAGCTGGACAACAGCAAGATGCTCAAGGACTACGGTCTCGAGAGCAGTTACACCAACTTCCGCCCTGGCACCGGCCCGGCGCTGGATGCCGCCGTCTTGTCGAGCTACAAGCGCGGCGAGCCTATCCTGTTCTACTACTGGACCCCAACCCCGCTGATGGGCCAGGTCGATCT
The Pseudomonas sp. KU43P genome window above contains:
- a CDS encoding formimidoylglutamate deiminase produces the protein MPAYFAERALLPSGWANNVRLEVTADGQLAAIEADASAEGAERLSGPLLPGMPNLHSHAFQRAMAGLAEVAGNPNDSFWTWRELMYRLVGKVTPDQLQVIARQLYIEMLKAGYTSVAEFHYVHHDQAGKAYADPAELSRRISAAAASTGIGLTLLPVLYSHGGFGGQAPNEGQRRFINSTEQYLRLQAQLAPLLAAQPAQQLGLCFHSLRAVTPGQISDVLAAGDQQCPIHIHIAEQQKEVDDCLAWSGQRPLQWLYEHVDVDARWCLVHATHADPHEVSAMARSGAVAGLCLTTEANLGDGIFPAVDYLAQGGRMGIGSDSHVSLSVVEELRWLEYGQRLRDQRRNRLYREDQPMVGRTLYDAALSGGAQVLGHPVGELAVGKRADWLVLDGQDPYIAMAQGDAILNRWLFAGGDRQVRDVMVNGQWVVRQGRHEQEKDSARAFVEVLRQLLG
- a CDS encoding DUF924 family protein, giving the protein MLAPWQPLLEWWFGWGNNAQAVADEKSTLWFGKHHDAEAQALFGDLVEHALAGGLDEWQQSPQGWLGLLILLDQLPRMLYRDTPRAFEGDRRAQVVAMQGLQKGWDYQLLPIQRVFVLLVLEHAEVLDWQNLSVERYQILLDEQPEANRRLFEGFLDYAEQHQRVIARFGRFPHRNLMLGRPSTSEEMDFLLESGSRF
- a CDS encoding HutD family protein, with the translated sequence MSQLQCLRAKDYPRMPWKNGGGFTEEITRDAGDGLDGFGWRLSIADIEASGGFSSFPGYQRIITVLQGDGMRLTVDGEQARPLLPFDAYAFAGESQVSCTLLGGPIRDFNLIYAPGRYRARLQWFNGGSRLFSAASTVLVFSAQAELQVSIDGQAQSLGLYDCLQRSGNDRLLEVDVLGRCCVIELTQIS
- the hutC gene encoding histidine utilization repressor is translated as MGEGPAPLYARVKQMIVQQIENGSWPPHHRVPSESELVSELGFSRMTINRALRELTAEGLLVRMQGVGTFVAEPKTRSALFEVNNIADEIAARGHQHSCQVIVLAEEAAGSERALALDMREGQRVFHSLIVHFENGVPVQIEDRYVNAQIAPDYLKQDFTRQTPYAYLSQVAPLTEGEHVVEAILAEPDECKLLQIERGEPCLLIRRRTWSGRQPVTAARLIHPGSRHRLEGRFSK
- a CDS encoding class 1 fructose-bisphosphatase, with the protein product MSRVTLSRYLIEQTRSNNTPADLRFLIEVVARACKEISHHVSKGALGGVLGSMGTENVQGEVQKKLDVISNDILLEANEWGGHLAGMASEEMDNAYQIPGKYPKGAYLLVFDPLDGSSNIDVNVSVGTIFSVLRCPNEYLSQNETLNENAFLQPGTEQVAAGYAIYGPQTMLILTLGNGVKGFTLDRELGSFVLTHENIRVPETTAEFAINMSNQRHWEAPVQRYVGELLAGETGPLKKNYNMRWIASMVADVHRILTRGGLFMYPRDAREPSKPGKLRLMYEANPMSFIIEQAGGASTNGYDRILDIKPESLHQRVSVILGSKEEVERVTAYHKE
- a CDS encoding lipocalin family protein gives rise to the protein MTRVHLLLGLCLVMLLGGCATSANDPLVPKTAGNVDLKRYQGKWYELARLPMPYQSECAQSEAHYNLKPDGSYGVLNRCRTMGDEWLRAEGHANIQEPGHTDRLWVEFDNWFTRIVPGLTKGEYWILYVDDRYRTAIVGSPDRKYLWILSRTPTLPAWERESLLSKARQQGYDTSRLIWRTPDKQIVQMH
- a CDS encoding methyl-accepting chemotaxis protein, with the translated sequence MASATGQVNAVATQVVSASNASILNADQQSSRTSSVAAAINQLGAAAQEIAQNAALASQHSSEARGLAEDGQQVVGRTIDVMNQLSARISDSCGNIETLNAHTANIGQILDVISGISQQTNLLALNAAIEAARAGEAGRGFAVVADEVRNLAHRTQESAQQVQRLIEELQAGAQVAVSTMNQSREHSDHSVGIANQAGERLGSVTQRIGEIDGMNQSVATATEEQTAVVESINVDITEINTLNQEGVQNLQSTLRACTDLEHQVERLKHLVGSFRI
- a CDS encoding ABC transporter substrate-binding protein produces the protein MKTNKTLLASLFALGLLGAAGSSQAAGWCESGKPVKFAGLNWESGMLLTDVMQFVLKNGYGCETDSLPGNSITMENALGTNDIQVFAEEWVGRSEVWKKAEAAGKVVGVGAPVVGAEEGWYVPRYVIEGDAKRKLEAKAPDLKNVADLGKYASVFKDQEEPSKGRFYNCPAGWTCELDNSKMLKDYGLESSYTNFRPGTGPALDAAVLSSYKRGEPILFYYWTPTPLMGQVDLVKLQEKEGVDKSVSIKVGLSKTFHEQAPELVAVLEKVNLPIDLLNQNLARMTKERIESPALAKAFLKEHPEVWQAWVSDEAAKKINAAL
- the bamE gene encoding outer membrane protein assembly factor BamE — its product is MSLRSLALLSLCVVLTACSKINQENYSKLKAGMNKAEVEQLLGTPTECSGALGMSSCTWGDEKSFISVQYAADKVLMYSGQGLK
- the hutU gene encoding urocanate hydratase, translated to MTDNKLNKFRDVEIRAPRGNKLTAKSWLTEAPLRMLMNNLDPQVAENPKELVVYGGIGRAARNWACYDKIVESLTNLNDDETLLVQSGKPVGVFKTHANAPRVLIANSNLVPHWANWEHFNELDAKGLAMYGQMTAGSWIYIGSQGIVQGTYETFVEAGRQHYGGSLKGKWVLTAGLGGMGGAQPLAATLAGACSLNIECQQSRIDFRLETRYVDEQASDLDDALARIAKYTAEGKAISIALHGNAAEILPELVKRGVRPDMVTDQTSAHDPLNGYLPAGWTWEQYRDRAQTEPAAVVKAAKQSMAVHVQAMLDFQKQGVPTFDYGNNIRQMAKEEGVANAFDFPGFVPAYIRPLFCRGIGPFRWAALSGNAEDIYKTDAKVKELIPDDAHLHRWLDMARERISFQGLPARICWVGLGLRAKLGLAFNEMVRSGELSAPIVIGRDHLDSGSVSSPNRETEAMQDGSDAVSDWPLLNALLNTASGATWVSLHHGGGVGMGFSQHSGMVIVCDGTDEAAERIARVLTNDPATGVMRHADAGYQIAIDCAKEQGLNLPMITG